A stretch of DNA from Candidatus Methanoperedens sp.:
TTTTGCCGGAGGACAACCTGAACATTCATATATAAAATGGATAAAACCTGTTTCCGGATTTTCTACCGTATTTTTGTGCTCATATTCTGTGTTACAATCCGAACATATTCCGACTATAGGGACTATTTCATTGCAATGATGGCATTTACGAACAACAACATTGATCACTTCATTTTTTGTATTGATAGCAGATAATGAATATTCGTCATCGCTCTTGATTTTTAATTCTGTAGCCATATTCCATTTCAACTTAATAATAACAGGATATATTAAAACTTTACGGGTTTTTTGCGATAATTCCAAAATCATGCAAAACGGAACGTTTATTTTTAGAGACGTTATCATATGATAGACAGAGGTGAACAGTTTGACTGAAATATTTACATCTAAAATAGACTATCTATGCGCTATTGAAAAAGGTTGCTTACATTGTGGTGATAAACATCAACCGGATTGCCCCGTGGGAATGGCAAAAGCGCAAATCAGCTGTACCAACGATTTATTAACCGAATTTTATAAACGCAAATAAACCAAAACCTATTATATTCCTGAAGGTATAAAGGCATCCTGTGACCAGAATAGCAGTGCTTGCTTCAGGAAGAGGTTCGAACCTCCAGGCTATCATAGATAGTATTGAAAATGGCTATCTGAAAGCTCAAATCTGTGTTGTGGTAAGCGATATTGGAGATGCTTACGCACTGGAACGCGCCAGAAAACACGGAATAAATTCTTTTCACGTAGATCCGAAGGGATTCGGATCAAAGGACTTATACGAGGAAGAGATTCTGAGAGTTTTGAAAAACAATAATGTTCAACTCGTGCTTCTTGCAGGATACATGAAAATTCTCGGAAAGACACTGCTTACAGCTTATAAGGACCGGATACTCAATATCCACCCTGCGCTGCTTCCTGCTTTCCCCGGCCTTCATGCACAGGAACAGGCATTCAGGTATGGTGTAAAAGTTGCGGGATGCACAGTTCATTTTGTGGATGAAGAACTTGACTGCGGACCCATAATACTGCAAAAATGCGTGGAAGTGAAAGAAGACGACACAGACCAGACTCTTGCGGAAAGGATACTTGAGCAGGAGCACAAGATTTATCCCGAAGCGGTTAAATTATTCGTCGAAAATAGGCTGCGTTTTGAAGGACGGAAAGTGAAAATCATAAGATAAATCACAAATAAATCAAAATAAAGCACGATAGGTCATGATAACAGAATAAATTAAGAGGAATTATTATGCCGTTAAAAACAATAGATCCTGAAATTTATGAAATAATGAGACATGAAATTGAAAGGCAAAGAACCAAACTGAATTTGATAGCCTCTGAGAACTATGCAAGCCGTGCAGTTCTGCAGGCTCAGGGCTCTGTAATGACGAATAAATATGCTGAAGGATATCCGGGTAAGAGATACTACGGAGGCTGCGAGTTTGTGGATGCCGCAGAAAACCTTGCAGTGGACAGGGCAAAGAAATTATTTAAGGCAGAACATATCAACGTGCAGCCGCATTCAGGGTCGCAGGCGAATATGGCGGTTTATTTTACGATGCTCAAGTACGGGGATACGATAATGAGCATGGATCTGTCTCACGGCGGTCATCTTTCGCATGGCAGCCCTGTGAATTTTTCAGGAAAATTATTTAAGATAGTCCCGTATGGTGTTTCAAGGGAGACAAGAACCTTAGATTATGATGAATTATCAAAAATCGCAAAGGAACATAAACCAAAAATTATTGTTGCGGGAGCAAGCGCGTATCCACGAGAACTTGATTTCAAAAGATTCAGGGAAATTGCGGATGAGGTAGGAGCACTGCTGCTTTCGGATATCGCGCATATTGCAGGATTGGTTGTTGCAGGGGTACACTGTGACCCTGTGCCATATTCGGATTTTGTTACAACGACAACGCATAAGACCTTGCGTGGACCGCGCGGAGGCATGATCATGTGCAGGGAAGAATATGCAAAAGATATAGATAAGACGGTTTTTCCGGGGATGCAGGGCGGGCCTCTTATGCATGTAATAGCAGCAAAGGCAGTGGCATTTAAAGAAGCGATGAGTAAGGAATTCAATGATTACCAGAAGCAAATCGTTAAAAATGCAAAAAAAGTTGCTGGTGAACTGACGATGCGGGGCAATGAACTTGTATCGGGCGGCACGGATAACCATCTTATGCTTGTTGACCTGAATCCTATTGGCATAACAGGCAAGGAAGCTGAAGCAAAACTTCAGGAAGCAGGTATTATCCTAAACAAGAATACTATTCCTTTTGAGACAAAGAGCCCCTTCATCACAAGCGGTATCCGGATAGGCACGCCTGCCGCAACAACGCGGGGAATGAAAGAAAAGGAAATGATTATTATTGCAGAGGCAATCGACGAGGTCATCAGGAACATTAATGATGTAAATAAGATCAAGGAAGTAAGGAGAAGCATTCTTGAGCTTTGCAACCAGTTCCCGATCCCGTACGAGTGAGTAGCTATGGAGCCGCTTCCTGAAGTTACAGATCCCAGGGTAATAGATGGGAGAAAAATAGCACAGGATATTGAAGCTAAGGTGAAGAACGAAGTTGAGGTGTTTGTAAAAGAGCATGGCATAAAGCCGGCTCTTGCCACAATTCTTGTAGGAGAACATCCCCCGTCAAAACTGTATGTAAAACTTAAACACTGGGCTGCAAAACGTGTGGGAATCATATCTGAAGACCACAAATTTCCACAGGAAACAAAACAGGAAGAGATAATCGAACTTATCGAGACCCTGAACAGGCGTCGGGAAATACACGGCATACTTGTACAACTGCCTTTACCCAGACATATCGATGAACGCGCAGTAATGATGAAAATCGCGCCACAAAAGGATGTAGATGGTTTTAACCCGCTCAATATGGGTAAAATGCTCATCGGAAGCGAAGGTTTTGTTCCCTGTACGCCCAAAGGGATAATAAGGGCGCTTTCCAATTTCAATATCGACCCGAAGGGAATGGAAGTTGTTGTTGTCGGGCACAGCAATGTTGTGGGAAAGCCTGCCGCGATTATGCTTTTAAACCGCAATGCAACCGTGAAGATATGTCATGTTTTTTCAAAAGATCTTAAAAGTCAGACACAAAAAGCAGATATACTCATTGTCGCGACCGGTGTGAAGGGACTGATCAAAGCTGATATGGTGAAGGAAGATGCGATCGTTTTTGATGTTGGTATTACCTGGCAGGATGAAAAGGTCTATGGGGATGTTGATTTTGAAGATGTTTTGCCAAAAGTTAAATTGATCTCACCTGTTCCCGGAGGCGTGGGCCCCATGACAATAGCCATCCTTATGGAGCATACGCTGCAGGCAGCGAAGATACAGTGCGAGTAGATTTAAATTAAAAAACAGAAGGGTGCAGGCCATCAAGCGAGCGCCCCGGCAGTCTGGTAACTGATATCTGATAATTCCAAATCGCAGGTGAACTCGTTCCTCGGCACTTCTTAACCACGATTGAAGCCCCAAATTTATTAGCCGATAAGCGAACAAAGAAGATATATAGAAAAATGGATCAGAGAAAAAGCTAAAGCTACGTCACATCTGAGCTAATTTTTTGAGAGCTTTGTCATGCCTACTCATAGTTTCTTCCAGGAATTTCTCTTGCTTGGGAGTTAACCTTTTTTCCTTTTCTTTTTCAACAACAGGCAGCTCTGATTCATCAGCATAGGATTCTTTTCGAGCATATCTCATTGTGAGTATTAATTAGACATCATCATATTTAGCTTTAAGCTGTATCGAATTTGGAAGAAATCTCTCACACCCCACTCCCTTCTCCTCGCATCTCCTCAAAAACGTCTCAAAAATCTCGCTATAATAATCCTCACCCCTCAAGAAAATCCTTTCATAATCGCCAAGCAGATCAGGCTTAAACCCTGAAATAAACTCCCGAACCCTCTCCCGGACTCCTTCCTTCAGTCTCAACCTATCAACAAGCACATATTTCGGCTTCACCCGAGCGATGGCATCGATCAGCGCATCAACATCAGTAATATGTGGCATTACCGGCCCCAAAAAAACCCATGTATTGATCCCATTTTTCGAAAGTTCCTTCAGCGCGTGCAGCCTTTCCTCAACAGCCGATGCGCCAGGTTCAAGTTTTTCCCTCACCCTCTCATCAAGCGCCGTCAGGGTTACCCCCACTTCAATATTTGAAAAACTCTTCAGCAAATCCATATCCCTCAATACAAGTGACGATTTTGTCTGGATGCAAACCGGGAAATCATGCAATGACAGCAGTTCGAGGCACCGGCGTGTAATCTCATATTTCTTCTCAGCCGGCTGGTATGGATCAGTAACCGTCCCAAGCCCCACAACACCTTTTTTCTTTATCCTGAGTTCTTTTGAAAGTATCCGCGGCAGATTCACTTTTGCTTCTACAAGCTCGCCCCACGCCCCCTTCTCCTTATCCCAATAAATGACCGAGGGCGCGTAGCAATAAACGCAGGCGTGTTCACAGCCCCTGTAGGGATTGAGGGAATAGTCAAGTCCGGGAAGTTTTGAGGGTGAGAGAGCAGTTTTTACTTTTACTTCTTTTATCATATTCTTTTTCATTTACTGTTCCCAACTTATGTAAAAAAATCCTCCAGTCCTCTCTGGTATAATGTATTTTTCAAGACCATACTCTCCTTGATCCACCTCGCTTTCGGAATAACAAGCCTGGTGGAGATATATGAAAAAGCATCATCAAGTGATGAGAACTTTTTAGGTGATGCAGCAAGAGCGGCTCTCACATTCTCCCTCACATTCCACACGCCTACTGGCATGATATAACCTGGATGGGCTTCCCTCAGGATCACAACACGCGCCTGCCGCCTTTCTTTTATGAGATATTCATTCACAGCAAGCCGGGCGGCATAATAACAGCCCCCTATTTCAGCATACGTCGTTCGCCCTTCATAACCTTCAGATGATGACATTATTGCCACATCTTTCCCGAACGGGTTCCATACAGTATTCGGATACCATGCCTCTATCAGCTCATAGCTCCAGGCGCGGGGTATCATCATGACCACAAACCTGTTATCAAGCTGCCACGACTCAAAAACAAGAAACTCATTGATGAGGGGAAAATCCTTCATTTTCTCCATAAGATTTGCGCCAATCATGCTGTCAACTGCTGTTATGCTCCAGCGCGTAGGAACAAAGCGGCGCGCTTTTCCTTCCCCGAATGCACCTACAGAAAATGCTTTCTGGATGCTTGATATGATCGTATCTTTTTTATAAAGTTCAAGGACTGCATCCTTTGCTTTGAGGTCAGTATCATTATATGCTTTTTCCATCCTCCGGTCGAATTTTGTGTTCCCAACGTCGATCTTCTTAAGAGGTGCGGTGGGGCCGAAAGGCTGGACCTCGTCATCAAGTACAAGCCTTGTATGTGGTTTTTTCAGGAATTGCGCCTCTACATCAATAGGGGATGCACAAAGAGCCATCTCGCGGGTAGCTTCTACGATGCGGCTGCTGTCAAGGTCTCTTATATGGACAAGATGTTTTCCCCGGACAAGCTGCGAGCGAAAATCAACTATCTCATCGATACTTTTCCCGATCCACATTTCAGGGGTATCAAGAAGGGTGGTATTCCCGTGTGTCGGGGGAATAAGGGGCCCGATAGAAACATACGGATAGCCGATCCTTCCTATAAACACGCCTGGCGGGGAAGAGCCATCAATATTCAGGCTATCTGTCAGCGGTTTGACCTTTACGTTCGAATAGAATTTGACAAGAACAGGACACCTCTGCTTGCCGCATAATAATTTTGAACCGCGACACAGGATGCACAGGGCATCGCTTGTCCCGCTGAATAGCGAATCCGGGCTTTCCATGTATCAGTTGATGATATAAAGGGATATAAAATAAATGCAAGCTATGTGAAAGTGATTGCCCATAAAGTGTTGATCGTCTTTAATAAATGAAGCTCTCTACTCTGAAAAATTAGAAGATATTGTTAATGAGTTTCAGAAAAGAGGGTCGAAGCCTGCGAAGGTACAGCTTACGAGTCAATCTTCATGCGTCGTCGTTATCCGTGCTCATGCCGGCCTAATCGTTCATTTCCCTTGCTCACGGCTTCTACGAAAGCGCACGTCTGTTTCGCGGAGAAGCGTGAAACGGTTGCGTTCGTCCTGCGTTTGTTTATATTTATGATAATTACAATTCAACAACGTCCCATAGTTCTTCGTTTTTTACGGTATCACACATCTTAGTTGGCTCGGCTCATTTACAGTAATTGACATTGATGCTATGAAATGAATTTTTATGAGAAAAATATATACCATTATAGAAATATAATACCATAGAATATGGCTAAACTGAGTATTTCTAACATATATGACAGATGATGGAAAATCAGATGGATTTAATTTTGCAATAATTGCGGTTACTGCCCTATTGGGTTTTCTATCAGCAATTTATATATATTTTTCAAATTACTCGATTGAAGAGAATTGGTATTCTTATGCTTCTCTTCTAATTCCAATCACATTTGTTTCTATTTTATATTTTCTTATATATACTACATTACATGGTATTTCGATAAAAATGCGAGATGACATTAAAATGCGGATAGAAATGGTAGCTGATATCGTTTACAATTCTGCTTTTTTATTTTTCTTAATAATTTTAGCATACTTTTCAAGTCTAATCTTATCTTACACAAATCCAGATAAATATGTTATAATTGTAATATTTATTTATATAGTAATATTCTTATTAATATGGATAATAACTTTGCGCTATTTTTCGTTTTTGTTTTGCTGGGATAAAATTCCAGGAAGAGATACAGAAAAACTGATTGAATTTCTGGTAGCAAGGAAAAATATTAGGTGGGCAAAAACGGCAGTGGTCGAAAAAATCGATAACGGTTCAACCATAAAGCTATCTGCCGCTGATAACCAGCTTTATCTAAGACTTAACAAAAAAGAAACCAGGGCCAACTTAAGTATCAATAACGATAGGTATTCGTTTAGCTGGAACGATGTTCCTGGGAACGATAGCGGAAGACTAAAAAAATTCCTGACACGTAGCTTTGGTATTGATTGGATAAAAGCAGCAAAAATTGAAAAAACAGATGCGGATAGGCTCATAATTATATCTACTAACATGAAATATCTTTTGTTAAAACTTAATGATGACAAAACCAAGGTAGATTTAATAATCAATGGCGAACGGACCCATGAATTCACCGTGAATAAAATAAACAATTTGCGAAATATATACGACATCAATTTCAAAGGAAAATCATTTCTTCTTAGATTTGGGATTATTTTAATATCGATTGTGTCTCTTGTTTTGGGGATTTTTTTATATAAGTCTTTATATATGCTTGGTTTATTTTTGCTTTCATTTTCCTTAATAATTGCAATTATCCTCTATCAATTCATCGTTCCAAGAGGATATTCCAAATGGGGATATGTAATTGCCTCATTTTTTATCTTATTTGGACTAATTATTTGGTCTATATCATTTGTTCCTTTTTCAAATATCGCCAGTGGAGATATTACAACCGATATCAATAGCGTTTATTATAAGAATGGTGGTCCAATTCCTGTAACTATTCATGTCACAGGTCCGAATTCGTATATATCAATAGAATTATCGAAATCAGATAGAGAGAATAATTTATCTAAAATAGATTCGATAGAACGTATAGAACCTAATCACAAGTCAAATATAATTATATCTGGTAATCTTTCTGCCAATTCATTTGAAAATGGAAAGTATGGACTTTTTATCAATCCAACGAATTTGAGTCCAGGATATTATGAATTGAATGCTACTCGTCCTCGTTTAAATAATATGAAAATAGCTATAAGTGGATTCTATTTATTGAATGATAGTAAGAGTAACTACAATTCACCATCGAATTGAAACAATCCCAAACTTAAGCAAAGCTATATAAATCCTGAACCACCATTCATGAATATGGGTTCAGAAATTATATACAGGGATGAGTCCGATGAAATAAAAAAATTAAATGGTTGGATATTAATTTATGGAAGAAGAAAAGTAGGAAAAACATTTTTGATAAAGAACTTCCTGGATTACGATGTCTTTTTCAGGGTAAACAGGGATGGCAGCATTCTAGCCGAAAAGTTCGTCATCAGCACAATAAACAATATGGATGATTTTTCAAGGGCAGTATCGGAGCTGCTTCTTGCTGATAAAAAAGTGGTGATAGATGAATTCCAGAGGCTTCCTGAATCCGTTATTGAGCGAATATCCACTCTTCATCCAAAAGGAAAAATTATTCTTTCCGGCTCCAGTATGAGAGTGATAAAAAAGCTCTTTGGAAGCAAATCACCGCTCCTTGGACTGGCTATGCAGTACAAGCTTGGGCTGATAAGGCCGAATAACATATTACGGGAGCTTTCAAAAAAAATGGATGCAATGCAAGCAATTGAGCTTGCCCCATATCTTGCAGATGCATGGACTATCCCCTTTTTCATGAAAGAAAGCGATAGTGAGAGGGTCATATATGATCTCTTGAAATATTCCAAATTCACGGTTCCTTCGCTTGTCGGGGAAATATTTACGGAAGAGGAAAGAGAGTTCACGAAGGTATACGAGGCTATTTTGAGACTTATAGGAGCTGGCGAATTGGATTACAAAAATATTGCCTCGATCCTTGCCAGCAGAAAGGTGATCGAGCGGGCAGACAGCTCTTTGATAATTCCTTACATAAAAAATATGGAAGGCATGGGGCTGGTTGAATCCCTGCCGATATATTCCTCAAAAAAAAAAATGTACCGCTTGTCTTCACCTATGATGGAGGCTTTTTTCTATCTTGCTGATCGATATAATTTTGAAGATAGAGACGTAAGCTTTGAAGAAGCAAGGCCGACTATAGAAAAACTAAGAAATTTTGCAGTGCAAAACTTTATAGGGGATTTGTTCGCCAGCGCCTACCATGGAAAAAAAGAATATTATGTAACGCCCTCAAAAGAGCTGGACTTCATTATAACCGTAAGAAACAAGGCGGTTATCGTTGGAGAAGTAAAATGGGGAAAATACGATAGCAACGACCTAAGAAAATTCGTGGAAAAAACAACTTTTACCAAAGCAGATAAAATATTCATAACAAAAAATAAAAATGAGACAAAAATTGATAATGTTAAAATAATGGACATAGATGATATTTTGGCTATGGTTAATTAAGAAAATTGCATTTATTCAGACATTGAGAAAAGATTATACTTACATGGGTACTTAAGCAACCTCATGTTCATTGAAATAGACGGCTGGATGGCAAAACTAAGATTTTCAGCATGCCATTTCATCCCCAATCACCCAAAATGCGGATGCCTTCACGGTCATACATATGCTATCAGTGTCAGGATCGAGGGCGAACAGAAAGGTGAGTTCATTATTGATTTTGAGACCGTAAAAGGAATAGTTAACAGGATTTGCGACAGGCTTGATCACAAGATCCTGATTGCAGAAAAAGACCCGCGTCTCATTATAAAGAAAAGCGATAGTGTATCGATTGAGATCATTGATAGCAAAAAAAAATATGTGCTTCCACTTGAAGATATTATGTTCCTTCCCACAGCTTCCGTAAGTGCCGAAGACCTGTGCAAATACTTCACATCCAATCTGGCAAAGGGCCTCAAATCCAGTGGAGCAGATAATATCACGAAGATCCATGTGCGGGTGGACGAGGGGATAGGACAGGGCGCAGGCTGCGAACATCAGTTATAGTCTTTTCTACTCAGATCCATTTTGTTATTTTTCAGCGATTTGAGCAAATGTTGCGCTTTTAGATACTTTTATATACCTTAAGGTATATTGTCATATTGTGCATAAATTGCACAGTATATTAAAATATATCAGGAGGTTCACATATGTTTGGAATAAATGAATTGAGCGTTATAATAGTTCTTTTATCTTTCTGCCTTACGAAGTTAATATCGTTGCCAGCAGCATTTCAAGTTGTGCAAAAATTGCATATAAAATATGAGGAGATTTAAATATGTATATTAAACTAAATAATTTTTGTTTTATAATAATTTTTCTGTCTCTGGGCATAATTGCAGGTTATGCTTCTATACAAACGGCATTTATGACAGGATTAGTAACAGCCCTTGTAGCCCCACCAGCTGCTGTCTTAGTAGGCATGGCGCATGCTGGTAAAAAGTTTCAATCGGAAATTAAAAAATCATAATTGCATCATAAATTGGCCATCATTCTTTTTTTTTGACTCATATTTTTGATTTTATCCAAAATTTCTTGCTCCAATTACATATTATTTTATATCAGCTTCTCGTAATATAACGCGTTTGATGAGTCAGAACCAGGATCAAGAAAAAGGAATAAATAATGGCCAGCAGAATTGAAGTCGGTTTTAAAAAAGGGATAAAAGATGCGCTGGGAGACAGCACGAGAAAAAGGATAGCTGAAGACCTGCATATAAATGTGGAGAGTGTCAGGACACTTGATGTTTATACCATCGATGCAGATATTTCCAATGAACAGGTAAAGATTCTCGGTGAAGAATTGTTTGCAGATCCCGTAATACAGGAATATTCCCCTGAACCGCTTGCAAAGGATTTTTCATGGCTCATTGAAGTTGGCTTCAAGCCTGGTGTTACTGATAACGTCGGAACTACTGCAAAAAAAGCATCTGAAGATATTATTAAAACCACAATAAAGGGAGTATATTTTTCAAGACAATATCTGATAAAAGGGAAGATCACAAAAGAAGATGCTGAAAAGATAGCTGGCGGACTTCTTGCAAATACCCTTATTGAACGATGGATAATAATCAATAGTATTGACTGGGATAAACAAAAAGGTGTATGTCTGCCGCTTCCTGTCATAAAAGGAAAACATAAACCTTCAGTTATGGAAATTGACCTTAATACCAGTGATGAAAAATTAAAGGAATTAAGCATACAGAGACTTCTTGCTCTGAATCACAGGGAAATGATCGCTCTTAAGGAATATTTTAATTCGCAAGAAACGAAAACTCAGAGGAAATATCTTGGACTAACCCTTCCTACGGATGTGGAAATAGAAGTGCTTGCCCAGACATGGTCTGAGCACTGCAAACATAAAATATTCAACAGCCGGATAACTTATTCAGACGATAAAGGAAGCCTTGTAATAAATTCGCTTTTTAATACTTTCATAAAGCGCGCCACAAAGGAAATAAATAAACCATGGCTTGTTTCTGTTTTCACCGATAATGCAGGCGTGATCAAATTTAATGATGACTATAATCTTGTCATGAAGGTGGAAACGCACAATACGCCTTCTGCTCTTGATCCGTACGGCGGCGCCATAACAGGTATTGTTGGTGTAAACCGCGACCCTATGGGTACGGGGATAGGTGCAAGACTGATATTTAACACTGATGTCTTTTGTTTTGCATCCCCTTTTTATGATAAAGAGCTTCCACCGCGACTTCTTCATCCCAAGAGGATATTTGAAGGCGTAAGGCGCGGCGTCGAACATGGCGGGAATAAATCCGGTATTCCCACGGTGAACGGGTGTATAGTTTTTGATGTGCGGTATCTTGGAAAACCTCTAGTATATTGCGGAACGGGTGGAATAATGCCTTCAGTGATCAATGGAAAACCCTCCCATATAAAGGAAATCCATAGTGGTGACCTCATAGTAATGGCCGGGGGGCGCATCGGGAAAGACGGCATCCACGGCGCAACTTTCTCATCACTGCAACTTGATGAGGATTCACCTGTTACCGCTGTACAGATCGGAGATCCTATAACCCAGAAGAAGATGCTTGATTTCCTGCTTGAAGCTCGTGATAAGGGATTATATGGATCAATAACAGATAACGGCGCAGGCGGCCTTTCGTCATCGGTTGGTGAGATGGCGCAGCTCTGCGGAGGATGCCTGATCGAACTTGATAAATGCCCCCTGAAATATCCTGGCCTTGACCCCTGGGAAATCCTTGTTTCCGAGTCGCAGGAGAGAATGACGCTCGCGGTTTCTCCCGAAAAAATTGATGAATTCCTGAATCTTGCTAAAACAAGAGACGTTGAGGCCACTGTTATCGGAACATTTACAGATTCGGGCAAATTCCATGTAAAATACGGAAATAAAAATGTGGCTTACCTGGATATGGAGTTTTTGCATAATGGTCTTCCAGCCATGAAATTGAATGCGCGATGGGTACAGCGCAAGTTTGAAGAGCCTGTTCTTGGTGTTGTGGATTCGACCGCAATTCTTAAAAATCTTCTTTCGCGCCTCAATATATGTTCAAAAGAATATGTCATCAGACAGTATGACCATGAAGTCCAGGCAGGATCTGTCATCAAGCCATTAACCGGGGATGGCCCGAGTGATGCAGCGGTTATCCGCCCTCTGCTTGATAGCATGGAAGGAGTTGTTGTTGCAAACGGCATCTGCCCGAGGTACGGTGATGTTGATACATACCACATGACGGCCTGCGCCATCGATGAGGCGGTACGAAATCACATTGCAGTGGGCGGTTCATTTGATCATCTTGCAGGTCTTGATAATTTCTGCTGGTGTGATCCTGAAAAATCAGAAAAAACACCTGACGGCGAATATAAGCTCGGGCAGCTTGTGAGAGCCAACATGGCGCTGTATGATTATACAAAAGCATACGGTGTCCCCTGCATTTCAGGAAAGGACAGCATGAAGAACGATTACCAGATAGGGGGCAGGAAGATATCCATTCCCCCAACTGTTCTTTTTTCAACGATCGGGAAAATTGAAGATGTGCGAAGAGCAGTGACAATGGATGCGAAGTGTCCAGAGGACAGGGTTTACATCCTCGGAATGACGAAAGATGAACTTGGAGCTTCAGAATATTATGCATCTCTGGGATTTATCGGGAACGA
This window harbors:
- the purL gene encoding phosphoribosylformylglycinamidine synthase subunit PurL, with translation MASRIEVGFKKGIKDALGDSTRKRIAEDLHINVESVRTLDVYTIDADISNEQVKILGEELFADPVIQEYSPEPLAKDFSWLIEVGFKPGVTDNVGTTAKKASEDIIKTTIKGVYFSRQYLIKGKITKEDAEKIAGGLLANTLIERWIIINSIDWDKQKGVCLPLPVIKGKHKPSVMEIDLNTSDEKLKELSIQRLLALNHREMIALKEYFNSQETKTQRKYLGLTLPTDVEIEVLAQTWSEHCKHKIFNSRITYSDDKGSLVINSLFNTFIKRATKEINKPWLVSVFTDNAGVIKFNDDYNLVMKVETHNTPSALDPYGGAITGIVGVNRDPMGTGIGARLIFNTDVFCFASPFYDKELPPRLLHPKRIFEGVRRGVEHGGNKSGIPTVNGCIVFDVRYLGKPLVYCGTGGIMPSVINGKPSHIKEIHSGDLIVMAGGRIGKDGIHGATFSSLQLDEDSPVTAVQIGDPITQKKMLDFLLEARDKGLYGSITDNGAGGLSSSVGEMAQLCGGCLIELDKCPLKYPGLDPWEILVSESQERMTLAVSPEKIDEFLNLAKTRDVEATVIGTFTDSGKFHVKYGNKNVAYLDMEFLHNGLPAMKLNARWVQRKFEEPVLGVVDSTAILKNLLSRLNICSKEYVIRQYDHEVQAGSVIKPLTGDGPSDAAVIRPLLDSMEGVVVANGICPRYGDVDTYHMTACAIDEAVRNHIAVGGSFDHLAGLDNFCWCDPEKSEKTPDGEYKLGQLVRANMALYDYTKAYGVPCISGKDSMKNDYQIGGRKISIPPTVLFSTIGKIEDVRRAVTMDAKCPEDRVYILGMTKDELGASEYYASLGFIGNDVPRVNASSARKLYIALEKAISEGVVASCHDCSDGGLAVALAESAFSGDLGMIIELTKVPVENIKRSDTILFSESQSRFVVTVAPRNVKRFEALMKGNVFADVGAVTARQEFIVMDGEKVVLRERIDVLKNAWQKTLRW